From Microcaecilia unicolor chromosome 11, aMicUni1.1, whole genome shotgun sequence, the proteins below share one genomic window:
- the LOC115480920 gene encoding small nuclear ribonucleoprotein Sm D3-like: MSIGVPIKVLHEAEGHIVTCETNTGEVYRGKLIEAEDNMNCQMSNITVTYRDGRVAQLEQVYIRGSKIRFLILPDMLKNAPMLKSMKNKNQGSGAGRGKAAILKAQVAARGRGRGMGRGNISRNEDK; encoded by the exons ATGTCTATTGGAGTGCCCATCAAAGTTCTGCATGAGGCAGAAGGTCATATTGTAACATGTGAGACCAATACAGGGGAGGTGTACCGGGGCAAGCTTATAGAAGCAGAAGATAACATGAACTGTCAG ATGTCTAACATTACAGTGACATACAGAGATGGTCGAGTGGCacagctggagcaggtgtacatcAGAGGCAGCAAAATACGCTTTCTTATTTTACCGGACATGTTGAAAAATGCACCAATGTTAAAGAGCATGAAGAACAAAAACCAGGGCTCTGGGGCTGGGAGAGGCAAAGCCGCTATTCTTAAAGCTCAAG tGGCGGCAAGAGGAAGAGGTCGTGGAATGGGACGTGGCAACATTTCCAGAAACGAAGATAAATAA